From the Oceanivirga salmonicida genome, the window TAAATTTACAAGAACAATTATTAAATAAAGATTTACCCTTATTAGAAAAAATTATAGACCAACCAATAGAATATGCTATTGTAAAAGGTCGTTCTAACTTTGTTTGTGGTAATAGATTACTAAAAAATTCTGACAATGAAGAGTTGATAAATTGGTATAAAAATACTAAAACAGGAGATAAATCAGAAATAGATTTTAGTATAACTAATGAGCAGTGGCTTAGTGTATGTAGTGATATTGATTATTGTACACAATATCAATGTTCTAAAACTAATAACTGTTTTTTTTACAAATCTAGAAGAAGTTTACAAAGTAAAGAAGTATTAATAGTTAATCATTCTTTGCTATTTTCTTCATTTGAATTTGAGCATATGTTACCTGAATATGATATTTTAATTCTAGATGAAGCACACAAACTAGAAAACGTTGCAAGATCGTATTTTGAAGTTAAAATTAATTCCAAAGATATATTTTTAAATATAGGCTTATTACACAACAAAAAGACTAACAAAGGTGTATTGACTAGGCTAATTAACGAATTGACGAATTTAGGGGCAAATAAAGAGCAACTAGAAGATATAAAAATTGATTTCAGTGATGTCATAAACAGTATATATGATATATATCTATTATTAAGTAATAATTTAATAAGCATACTATTAAATAATAATAGTTATAATATAAGAAAAAATAAAATAGAAAAAGAATTAGATAAATATTATGAATATATAGATAGATTAAAATCAAAATTAGTAATTTTAATAAAGCTTGAAAACAAGATTGAAAATATGCTTGATATATACATAGTAAGCGATGAAGTAAAATCAAGTTTTTATATGTTATATGCTAAAATAAAAGAAAATTTAGAAAAATTATTTGAGATACAAAAAAATAACGAAGAAGATTATGTTAATTGGTTTCAATATAATTCAAATACAGCAGAGTTAAGTATAGTATCAACACCAATAGATATATCTAATCAATTTGAAAGCATATTTAAAGGAATAAGTGTTGTAATGACTTCTGCAACTTTAAAAGTAAACGATAGTTTTGATTTTATAAAATCAAGACTAGGATTAAATAATTTTGAATTTTATAGTGTAAATTCACCTTTTGACTATGATAAGAATATGAGAATAGGAATATCAACTAATAATTTCAATCCTAATAGCAATGATTATATGGAATATGTAATTGATTTTTTAAATAAATATTTAGAAAAAAATAATGAAGGAACTTTTATACTTTGTACTTCATATAAACAAGTTGAACAAATTTATGCTAAACTTGATTTAGAACATTTCAATATATTAAAGCAAGGGACTATGTCTAGAAATAATTTGATTGAAAATTTTAAAATTAATAAAAAGTCTATATTGATAGGGACTGATAGTTTTTGGGAAGGTGTAGACGTAAAAGGAGAAAAATTAAAAAGTGTTGTTATAGTAAAACTTCCATTTATATCTCCTGATGACCCAATAATTGAAGCAATAACTGAAAATATGTCTAAGCATAATATAAATGCTTTTATGAATTACCAGTTACCTTTAATGATAATTAAGTTAAAACAAGGTATAGGTAGACTTATAAGAAGTAAGCAAGATAGTGGAGACATAATAATATTAGATAATAGAGTATATACTAAACGATATGGAAAAAATATTATAAATTCATTACCTAGTAAAAACATATTAAAAA encodes:
- a CDS encoding ATP-dependent DNA helicase produces the protein MKVINRMEKYFNKMEKDFLFENRQGQKEMSEIVEDAINNNKHILIEAGTGIGKTMAYLMPSILYAKKNKQRVLISTNTINLQEQLLNKDLPLLEKIIDQPIEYAIVKGRSNFVCGNRLLKNSDNEELINWYKNTKTGDKSEIDFSITNEQWLSVCSDIDYCTQYQCSKTNNCFFYKSRRSLQSKEVLIVNHSLLFSSFEFEHMLPEYDILILDEAHKLENVARSYFEVKINSKDIFLNIGLLHNKKTNKGVLTRLINELTNLGANKEQLEDIKIDFSDVINSIYDIYLLLSNNLISILLNNNSYNIRKNKIEKELDKYYEYIDRLKSKLVILIKLENKIENMLDIYIVSDEVKSSFYMLYAKIKENLEKLFEIQKNNEEDYVNWFQYNSNTAELSIVSTPIDISNQFESIFKGISVVMTSATLKVNDSFDFIKSRLGLNNFEFYSVNSPFDYDKNMRIGISTNNFNPNSNDYMEYVIDFLNKYLEKNNEGTFILCTSYKQVEQIYAKLDLEHFNILKQGTMSRNNLIENFKINKKSILIGTDSFWEGVDVKGEKLKSVVIVKLPFISPDDPIIEAITENMSKHNINAFMNYQLPLMIIKLKQGIGRLIRSKQDSGDIIILDNRVYTKRYGKNIINSLPSKNILKIK